Genomic segment of Parageobacillus genomosp. 1:
AAAAAAGAGACTGACTACATAATTATTATGGAAAAGTCGGTAGAAAAAGATTTTACTACAATAGGCAAAAGAGCTCACTGGCTGTTAAGGGGTGGGGGATTATTGTTAGATTTTATTCATTATCAAAACGAAGCGTTTATTGTACAATAAAATATGGCGTTCCGTCATAAGAACGCAGACGTGGATTGGTATGTGACGTTGGATGATTTTTCTTGGTGCGGAGGAGTGCGATGGAACAGCATCATTTTTTCTTAAAAGCGAATTGGTCTGGCGGAAGAAATGGCAGCGGCTTTATTGACGCCGGTCAGTTGAAGACGAAAGTATCCGTTCCAACGGAAATGGATGGCCCGGGAATTGGGACAAATCCGGATGAAATGTTGTTAGGCGCAGCAGCAACATGTTATTTGATTACGCTGGCGGCGATGTTAGAACGTTCTTCGATTGCGGTCGATGAGCTCACAATGGAATCAGAAGGAATTGTGGAGGTAGAGCGAGGAGTAATTACCTACAAAACGATCATCCATCGCCCTGCGATTACATTGGCTGCCGGCGCGACAGACAAAGATGTCCAAAAAGCAGCGCTCCTTGCGGAAAAAGCGGAAAAAAGCTGCATGATATCAAGAGCGATAAAAGGAAATGTCGAGATGAAATTAGAAGCGGATATACGTATTTCATCATAATGAATAGAAAAGTAAAGAGGGAAAAGCGATGTCTGCAAATGATATGATTTATCAAGAATTAGTGAAAATTTGCGGGAAAGAAAATGTATTGCGTGATGAACCGCTGAAATACCATACGTTAGTGAAAATCGGCGGAAAGGCGGATTTTCTTGTCTGGCCGACGACGTATGAACAAGTCGTTGGCGTTATTCGCCTGAAAGAAAAATATCAGCTTCCTTTCACATTGCTTGGAAACGGATCGAATGTGATCGTCCGCGACGGCGGCATTCGCGGCATTGTCATGCAATTAAAACATCTTGCGGAAATAAAGGTGGAAGGGGAAAAAATTATTGCGCAAAGCGGCGCCGACATTAAAGCTGTTTCCCGATTCGCCTTGGAACATAGCTTGACAGGACTCGAATTTGCCTGCGGCATCCCTGGCTCTGTCGGCGGCGCGATTATGATGAACGCGGGCGCCTACGGCGGGGAAGTAAAAGACGTGCTGGACCATGTGAAGGTTGTCACGCAAAAAGGCGAGCTAAAAACGATGTATAAAGATGATTTGCAATTAGGCTACCGCACGAGCATTATCAGCAAGACGCGCGACATTGTGCTCGAAGTCGTGTTTCAGCTCGAAAAAGGCGATCGGCAAAAAATCAAAGCAAAAATGGACGATTTAACGTTCCAGCGTGAATCGAAGCAGCCGCTCGAGTACCCATCGGTCGGCAGCGTATTTAAACGCCCGCCTGGATATTTTGCCGGCAAACTCATTCAAGACAGCGGCCTGCAAGGAAAAGGAGTCGGCGGCGCAGAAGTGTCGACAAAACATGCCGGGTTTATCATTAATAAAAATAATGCGACTGCCGCCGATTATATCGCGACGATCGAAATGGTGCGCAAGACGGTGAAAGAGAAGTTTGGCGTCGAACTGGAATTAGAAGTAAAGATCATCGGGGAAGATTGATGAAAGGAAGAGAAATCCGAACTCAAACGGGGAGTTCGGATTTTTTCTTTTATGAAAGAAAAATCGGGTTAAGATTTGTCGGACATTGCTTCATACAAAACAAAGAAATAATGTACAATAATGTTAATCTATGTATATACGCATGCAATTAACCAAAAACCATCGGAAATCAATTAATAGATTTTTAGCGGAGAAGAGGGGGAAGAATGAAACTTTATTTTATTGTCAATCCAGCGGCGAAAAACGGGCGGTGCAAAAAGGTATGGAAAAGATTAGAGAAAGTTCTTCACGAAAAACATATTTCGTATCAAGTATTTTTTACCGCGAGGCAAGGTGATGGAAAAAGGATCGCCAGGAAAATCATGGAGAGTACGAGTGAAACTACCGCCATTATTGCCGTCGGCGGCGACGGCACGGTCCATGAGGTCGCAAACGGTGTCTTTCCATTTAAGCATGGTATTGTCGGCTATATACCAGCCGGCACGGGCAATGACTTTTCGCGCGACATCCACATTCCGAATCATCCCCGAAAAGCGCTGGAGCATATTCTCTTATTGCTGAAAAACCATTGTTTTTCTGCCTATGATATCGGCCAATTTGCAGGCCCACATGTACGAGAAGGGCTGTTTGTGAACAATTTAGGCTGCGGCTTTGACGCGCAAATTGCGCGAAAAGCGAACAGCTCTAAACTAAAGTCGCTGTTCAACCGCCTTGCTCTTGGTAAATTCGTCTATGTGTTTTATTTAATGAAAGAATTAATGTTCTATCAGCCGGCCAAAGTAGTTTTACAGATTGATGGAGAGAAGCATTTATTTGAGCGGACCTGGCTTGTCACGATATCAAACCATCCTTATTATGGGGGAGGAATGAAAATAGCGCCGTACGCAAAATCGGACGATGGCCTGTTCCAGATCATTGTCGTGGACAACATATCACGGTTAAAAATATTGCTGTTATTTGTGACGGTTTTTTGGGGCGGGCATACAAAAATGAAGGAAGTGAAAGTGCTTACTGGGAAACAGATTCACATACATACCAGTTCTCTTCTTCCTTTGCATGCCGATGGGGAAAATATCGGCTCGGGGAGCGTATCGGTTTGTGTGCAAGCGAATGCGCTGTCTGTTATTCGTGAAAAGGCAAACTAGTCAAGTATTTTGCAGGAATTACATGGATGGGAAGCGAAATAGAGAGCAGGAAAATGCAAGATAGGTGGAAAGCAAATGTCTAAGCAAGTGGTGCTGCTTGATGTAGTATGCTATATCATTTTTCCATTAGTTGTTTGGCATGCGGCGCGCGGACATATCGGCGACTATTATGCGATGCTCATTTCCGCCGTTCCCGGCATGGTGTACACCGTATACCGCTTTCTTTCCATTAGAAAAATCAACTTTTTTGGCATATTTATGATCGCTAATTTAGTCATTGAAACGCTGTTAGACGTGCTGGCCGGCTCTGCGCTGCAAATGTTATGGAACGAAGTATATTATTCGGTGGCATTGGCGATTTTGTTTCTGGCGACGATGGCGGCAAATAAGCCAATCATCCTTTATATCTCGCTGGACTTTGTGGAGATGCAGGGAGCAAATCGTCAAGTGATGAAACAGCGGTTTTTTCAAAAAGACGTCTTATCTTTGTTTCAATGGATAACATTGGCCTTTGCATTGCGTGATTTGCTTCTTGCTGGCATCAAAGCTTGGTTGATCGCACATTATGGCGTCGAAGCGTTTGATAAAGCAAGAATTCTTAGGCAAGTAATCAGTTGGGGAATATACGTGCTTTGCTTCATCGGATTTGTCCGTATTTCGAAGCTTATCAATGCCGGGAAGCAAGAACAGACCAGCATTCACCAATGAACAAAAAGGCATGGTCGCGGGATGAAAATAGAACTAAGCAAATTTTGCATAAATAATTCTGAATATTAGAAATAAAATATTATTGTTAAGGGACAACAAAGAATAGGGGGGAATACCGGTGGATAAGGGAGTATCACGTCGTGTGCTAGTGGCAAGTCTTGTCGGAAGTTCGATCGAATGGTTTGACTATTTCCTGTATGGAACGGTAGCCGCGCTTGTCTTTAATCAATTGTTTTTCCCAAGCGAAAATCCAACAGTAGGGCTGCTTTTATCCTATGCATCATTTGCGCTTTCCTTCTTTATTCGCCCGCTAGGCGGCGTTATTTTCAGTCATATCGGCGATAAAATTGGGCGGAAAAAGACATTGATTTTTACGCTAAGCTTAATGGGACTTGCGACTGCAGGGATGGGGCTTCTTCCGACGTACGAAACAATAGGGGTATGGGCGCCGATTTTGTTAATTTTGCTTCGCCTAATTCAAGGGCTCGGCCTTGGCGGCGAATGGGGCGGCGCGCTGTTGCTTGCCGTAGAGTACGCTCCGAAAGAAAGACGCGGATTTTTCGGCAGCATTCCGCAAATGGGTGTGACGATTGGCCTGTTGCTAGGAACATTCGTTATGTCATTAATGACGCTAATGCCCGATGATGCCTTTATGACATGGGGCTGGCGGATTCCGTTTTTGTTAAGCACGTTCCTTGTCTTTTTTGGGTTATGGATTCGCAAAGGGATTGATGAGACACCGTCATTTAAGAAGATTCAAGAAAAAGGAGAAATTGCGAAAGTTCCGTTATTAGAGACGCTGAAGACACAGTGGAAAGAAGTGTTGATCGCGGTGGGCGGAAAAGTGGTCGAGACCGCTCCGTTCTATATTTTTGGAACGTTCATTGTTTCTTACGCGACAACATATTTAGGATTTTCAAAAACAGCGGCATTAAACGCGGTAACGATTGCGACCGTTTTTACGACAATTTTAATTCCAATTATGGGCAGCTGGTCCGATAAGGTCGGGCGCAAACCGCTTTATATTGGGGGAACCGTGTTGATGATCTTGTATGCGTTCCCGTATTTCTGGATGCTGCAGCAAGGCTCGGTTACGCTGATGATTATCGCGACGGTGATCGGGCTCGGCATCATTTGGGCGCCGATTACGGCCGTGTTAGGGACGATGTTTTCGGAAATATTTAAATCCAATGTGCGCTATACGGGCATTTCGCTCGGATACCAAATCGGGGCGGCGGTTGCTGGCGGAACGGCTCCGCTTATTGCGACCGCATTGCTAGCGGCGTATGACAATTCGTATGTACCTGTGGCCCTGTATATTATTTTCGCTTCGCTTATTTCGCTGATTGCCGTTTGGTCGGTTCGCGACCGGAAAAACGAAGCGCTGGACCACGACGTAACCAATAAAAGCGGAATCGCCTAGGCGGTTCCGTTTTTTCCTAACAGGGGGGAAGGGGCAATGATTGTTTTATCGGAAAGAGAAATCCAATCCGTCTATACGATAGAAGATGCCATTCGCGACGTGGAGGCGATATTGCGTGAGGAGCGCAGCGGAAAGCTGCAAAACCCGGAACGCACCGTGCTGAATTTCCCTGAGCGAGATGCCTCGGTTCTTTATATGCCATGCGCCGCATCATCGATGGCAGCAGTGAAAGTCGTCAGCATTTTTCCGCATAATCTGAAACATGGGAAGCCGACCACCCAAGGGGTGATCGTGGTAACAAATACGGAGACGGGCGAGCATGCGGCGCTGCTGAACGCCACGTACTTAACGAGGCTGCGGACGGGGGCGGTGTGCGCGATTGCCGCGAAATATTTAGCGCGGCGGGATGCTTCGCGGCTGGCGGTAATTGGAACGGGAGCGATGGCGAGGGAGCAGGTAGCGGGAATGCTTGCAGTAAGGCCGATTACGAAAATGTTTCTTTATAACCGAACGAAAGAAAAAGCGGAGCAATTTGCGGCATATATTCGGGAAGCGTATCCCGAGTGGCAAGGTACGATCCACGTGATGGATAATGCAGATGAGGCGGTACGTCAAGCGCATATCGTTATTTGCAGCACGCGCTCGACAACTCCAGTTTTTTCAGGAACGGCATTGCAGCCGGGGACGCATATTAATGCCATTGGCTCCTATCTTCCGCATATGCAGGAATTAGATGTAGAAACGATTTTGAAGGCGGATCGCATCGTGGTTGATACAAAGTCAGGAGTCAAACACGAAGCGGGCGAGCTTATTCAAGCAGCAAACACTGGAACATGGTCGTTTGAACAAATCGACGCTGAAGTCGGTGAATTGGTAACAGGCGAAAAAAGCGGAAGGCAACATGAGAAAGAGATCACGTTATTCAAATGTGTCGGTGTCGCTTCATTGGATCTTGCCGCCGCAATGGGAGTATATAAAAAAGCGGTAGAGAACGGAAAAGGAACGGCAATTTCGTTATAAAAAGAAAGGAAAGGTCTTTATCAAGAACTAAAATCTAAAAAGGTAAGCACATATTAGTCATGTTATGTGCCTATAGTTTATAAACCTCTGCGTAAGCAACACCATCAATGAAAAAGAGGATATATGCTCTTATATTGAACATAGTATCCTCTAATCATTATAGTATATTTAAATTACTTCCCGCTTTTTTCCTTTTTATCTTGTTTGTCTTCAGAAGCCTTGGCAGCATGATTCGCTGCTTTTTCTTCTTTTGTTTTCGTTACTCCGACTTGCAATTTTGCAGATGATTGTTTTTCAACGTTATGGCGTGGCTGTTCTGTTACATGTTTAGCGGATGGTGCATGTTTTGCCGTTTTAGCTTTTGCCGTTGGCTGTTTTTGTTTGTTTGCTTGCGTTGTGGCGGTTGTTTTGCTTGTCACGCTTGCTTGTGCCGCATGAGGTTTTACCGCCGGCAGTTTTGCTGCTGTTTGATTTGTATTCGTTGTATCTGCTGTCGGTTGTTTGGCTGTATCAGTTGATTTGTCTGTATCAGTTGATTTGTCTGTCGTTTCTGTATCATTTGTTTGTTGCTCATTCATGTTTGTTGTTTTATTGTTGTCTGTTGTTTCGTCAGTTGGTTGTTGATTAACGTCAATCGTTTCTTCAGATTGTTGTTTTTTCTCCCATTTTTCTAAACGTTTTTCCATTTTCGCTTCCAGTTTTTCTTTTGCCTTTTCAATGTTGCGGGCCAGCACTTCTTTTGCGTGAGGATTTTTGACTTTTTCTAGCGCTGCTTGTAAGGCAAGGATATTTTTCGAGAATTTTTCTTCCAGCTGCTTGCGCAACTCATCCGTGTTGATTGCTGTTTCGTCATCTTTTTGTTCCGTATCTTTTTGTTCTTCTTTTTGGCTTTCTTCATATGTTTTGAATGCTTCTTCTTGCTGCTGCAATGCTTTTTCTAAAACTTCTTTCGCCGCTTGTGTTTCGCCTTTTTCTAAAAGTGTTTTTGCTTCAGCGATGCGGTTTTCGGTAAAATCCGCAAGTAGCTTCGCTTTTTCGACATCATTGAAAGTGAGGGCCAACTCAATTTTTTCCATCATCGTTTTGACGAAGTAGAAAAAGTCGCCAGGTAAAAGTGATGGAGCTTTTGTGTTGGCATCAACTTGATTCGCGGTGTTTGTCTGCACTGTGGTGTCCGTGCTAGCGAATGTAGGAGAGCCGCTGAAGGAAAAAGCAACGATGGCAGCCAGCGCACCACTAGATAGGACGCGATAAATCGATTTTCGTTTGTTCATATGTACCCCTCCTGAAATATGTTCATTATTTGGTTTCGCTATATGTTTCGTAAAGAAATCCACTTTTTTTGTCTAAAAAGGAGAAAAACAAAAAGAATCGTTCCAGAGACATAGAAAGATGGAAAAGAAAGGAGAGTAACCATGTCATCGGTTCGGTGATGAACGGGGAAGGATGATGACAAAAGTTTGTGTTTTTTGTAATAAATTGTAATAAACGTTTCCATACGTGATCAGTGCAGAAGAATAAGAACGAAAAAACAGATGGCTGATAAAAACTAATTATTTAGAACAATCAAGGAAGAAACTATGCAAAATTGGCAATGAGATATCTTTTTGTTATAATAACGGACAGAGTGAATAGGCGATGGAGTTCGCCATAACTGCCGTTCGGGCTGATGACTCCTACCAATAAATCATTATTGGTAGGGGTTTGTTTTTTGATAAATTTAAGAACAAGGAGGAGGCTCAGTGGTTTATATTGTTGTCGGTCTCGCTGGAATTGTCGGCGCGCTGCTACGCTATTATTTAGGGTTGTTTGTGGGCGGCTGGTGGAACGGATTGTTTCCTTTGGCGACATGGCTGGCCAATATGATCGGCTGTTTTGCGTTAGGCTGGCTGACTACATATTTGCCGCGGCTGCGCAATCTCCCTCCTTATGTGGTAACAGGACTGGGAACGGGACTAGTAGGATCATTTACGACTTTTTCTACGTTCAGCGTCGAGACTGTTCAGTTGCTGCGCACGTCCCATTGGACAATGGCGTTGTTTTATGTATTCCTCAGCCTATGCGGAGGATTGGCAATGTCATGGCTGGGATTTCGGTTTGGAGAAGGCGGCTTGCGTACCCGGAAAGAAACGGCGGAGTAGGGGGGAGCCTTATGTTATGGAATAGCGTACTTGTAGCAGTCGGCGGGTTTTTCGGCGCAATCGCGCGCTTTGGCGTCAGCAATTGGATCAAACGTAAATACCCTTCTTCCTTTCCGCTCGCTACATTATTGGTCAATTTAGTCGGCTCTTTTTTGCTTGGATATATTATTGGAAAAGGATGGGACGCTTCCTGGAACCTTCTTTTTGGAACAGGGTTTATGGGGGCGTTTACGACTTTTTCAACGTTTAAGCTTGAGAACATTACTTTATATAGGAACAAGCAATGGCAACTGCTCATTCTCTATCTTGTGGCCAGCTATATGCTTGGCATATTGCTCGCATTTCTTGGTATGAAAGCGGCGGGGATGTAAAAGAAGGAAACACTGTTGTGTAATGATCTATTTTTTTGTAATATCTCAAAGTAAAGTATAGATGGAGAGGTGAAACATGCCAACTTATTCAGACCGGACGAATGAGATTGTCGAAGTTTGTCTGCTCGCAGGGAAAATTATGCTCGAAAGCGGTGGGGAAACGTATCGCGTGGAAGATACGATGACGCGTATCGCCGCTTCCTTTGGCATTCCCCGTTCGCATAGCTATGTGACGCCGACAGGGATTATTTTTTCGATTGATAAAAAGAATTCGACACAGTTTATCCGCATTTCCGAGCGCTCGACTGATTTGCAGAAAGTAGCGCTGGTGAACAGCATTTCCCGCAAGATTAGCAATGGGGAGCTGTCGCTTGAGGAGGCGTACGAACAGTTAAAAAAAGTGGAAGCGCAGAAATTCACCTACCCTCTTTGGCAGCAAGTGGCCGCGGCGGCGATCGCGAGCGGTTGTTTTGCCGTTATGCTTGGCGGATGGAATAATTTTCTTCCTTCGCTTCTTTCCGGAGGGGCGGGGTTTTATTGCTTTGAAATGATTCATCGTCTTGTGAAAATCCGCTTTTTCGCCGAGTTTTTCGCTTCATTTGTTGCTGGCGGGTTGGCGCTGCTAATGCTGATGGCGGGGTTAGGAACGGATTTAGGAAAAATGATGATCGGGTCGGTGATGCCGTTAGTACCGGGATTAGCGATTACTAACGCGGTGCGGGATTTAATGGCAGGACATCTTATTGCCGGGCTATCCCGGGGAGCAGAGGCGTTTTTGACGGCGTTTGCCATCGGTACGGGCATTGCGCTTATTTTATCGATTCGTTAATAAGGGGAAGTGTGAATGATTGTTCAGCAATTATTGCTCAGTTTTATTGCTTCGGCTTTATTTGGGGTGATTTTTAACATTCCAAAAAAATTATTAATCAATAGCGGGTTTGTCGGAATGGTCGGCTGGATGGTCTATATTTTGTTTGCCGAACAGCATGTAAACCATGTGATGGCGACGTTTATTGCCGCTTTTTTCGTGGCGATGCTCAGCAATTTGTTTGCGCGGCTTTATAAGACGCCGGCCACCATTTTCAGCGTTTCCGGGATCATTCCGCTCGTGCCAGGGGGAACGGCGTTTGAAGCGATGCGCCATGTCGTTCTCAATGACTATAATACGGCGATATCGCTTGCGGCCAAAGCGTTTATGATTTCCGGAGCGATTGCGATGGGATTGATTTTTTCCGAAGTCGTCAATCAGCTGATCAAACGATGGCGGGCATGATGCGTCCTAAACTTCGAATCGCGAAGTTTAGGACTTTTTGTTGTAATTACCAGTAGTTTTTCTCGTTTAATCAATATGCCTAAGGTTGCAACATTTTTTTTGAATATTATAATAATGTGTAATAACTTTTTTGAAACGCTCCAATGTTTCGAAAAGTTGACTATGATATCAGCGGAGGAGAGCAGAATGAGGAACATCATCAACGAGATGGGGGAAGAGATATTAGAAATTTTCGACTATCTCCATCGTCATCCGGAAATTAGCTGGGAAGAGTGGAAAACGACACAGTTTATGAAGCAACAGCTGCTGCAGGAAGGGTATCGCGTCCAAACGTTTGCCGATTGTCCTGGTGTGGTTGGGGAAATCGGAAGTGGACCGTTGACGGTTGGACTGCGTAGCGATATGGATGCCCTTTGGCAGGAAGTAAACGGCGTATGGAAGGGGAATCATGCGTGCGGACATGATGCTCATATGACAATGGTGCTGGGGGTAGCAAAGCTGTTTAACCGCATTGGCTATAAGCCGCCTGGGAAATTAAAGCTTCTTTTCCAGCCAGCAGAGGAAACAGGAGCAGGGGCGTTGAAATTTGTGGAAAAAGGCGTAGTCGACGACATTGATTTTCTGTATGGCGTCCATTTGCGACCAATTCAGGAAGTGAAAAGCGGTTATGCGGCTCCGGCCATTTTGCACGGGGCAGCGCAATGCATTGAAGGACGGATTAGAGGGGTGGCAGCGCATGCCGCAAGGCCGCATCTCGGCGTCAATGTCATTGAAGTCGGCAGCGCGATCGTACAAGAGCTAAGCAAAATTCATATTGATCCGCAAGTTCCAGCGTCCATTAAAATGACGAGGTTTCATGCCGGAGAAAAAAATGCGAATATCATACCGGATTACGCCGAGTTTGCCCTTGATTTGCGCGCGCAGACAAACGAAGCGATGGACCAGTTAGTGGAGGGATTGAATCACGTTGTGAAAGGGATTGCCGCTATTTATGATGCCGAGATTGAGCTGCGTGCTAATGCGCGCATCGTCGCCGCGAATCCTGATCCGCAGGCGCAGCAATTCATGGAACGGGCGATTATCGACACGCTAGGCGAAGACAAATGCCTGCCGCCGGTCGTGACATCAGGAGGAGAAGATTTTCATTTTTATTCCTTTAAAAAACCGACGCTAAAAACGACGATGTTAGGGCTTGGCTGCGATTTAAAACCGGGATTGCATCATCCGCAAATGACATTCCGGCGCGAGGATTTATTAGTAGGCATTGAAATATTAGCAAAAACCATTATAGAAACATTTGATCATTTCACGTTGCAAGGAGAGGCAGAAAGTGAGTATCTTGCTGCGAAAAATTGAGACGATGGAAGAACTTAATGAAATGGCGCGATTGGAAGCGGAAATATGGGGAACCTCCCCGATTCCAACCCATCAGACGGTGCCGGTGGCGAAAAACGGTGGCATTATCATCGGTGCCCTTGCCGATGAAAAAATGGGATGCAGATCATTCCTCTTTTTTGTTGGTAGCGATTCCCCTTCAGTTTCAGGAGCTGAAAGAAAGAAATCATTCACTGGTACTTGATTGGCGCTACAAAACCCGTGCTGTTTTTACTCTCCTCTTTCGCGATGGATGGGCGATGGCGCATGTCATTCGCCGCGAACGTGAACCTGTATTATATTATGTGTGTGTAAGGCGTGACCAACTGCCGTTATAAGTAGGAGGAAAATACAAATGGGAATTAATGTAAAATACGTTATACTGCGCCATTTGCAAATGGAACTGAAATCACCGTTTACGACAAGTTTTGGGACGTTTCGAAACAAAGAGTTTATTTTAGTGGAGGCAATCGACGAGGACGGGGTGTCTGGATGGGGGGAATCGGTCGCCTTTTCGTCCCCATGGTATAATGAGGAAACGGTAAAAACGAATTGGCATATGCTGGAGGACTTTTTATTGCCGCTTTTATTTCAAGCGCCTATTTCCCATCCGCAAGAGCTCGAGCAGCGTTTTTCGCCTATTCGCAAAAATCAAATGGCGAAAGCGGCGATAGAGGGAGCGATATGGGATTTATTTGCGAAAAAGCAGCAATTGCCATTACATAAAACACTCGGCGGAACAAAAAAGTACATTGAAGTCGGAGTAAGCATCGGCATTCAGCAAAGCGTCGCTGATTTGTTGCGGGTGATTGACCGATACGTGCAAAAAGGATACCGGCGCATTAAAATCAAAATTAAGCCTGGGTGGGACGTTGATATCATTCGCGAAGTCCGTCGCCGTTTTCCGGATGTTCCGCTGATGGCAGATGCGAATTCTGCCTATTCTTTGCAGGACATCGACCGTTTAAAAGCGCTAGATGAGTTTCAGCTGATGATGATTGAACAGCCGCTTGCCGCTGATGATATTATTGATCATGCGGCATTGCAGCGGCATATCAATACCCCAATTTGCTTAGATGAAAGCATTCACTCGATGGAAGACGTCCGAAAGGCAATTCAGCTTGGCAGCTGCCAAGTGGTGAACATAAAAATTGGACGGGTCGGGGGTTTGACGGAAGCGAAACGGATTCACGATCTTTGTCAAGCAAACGGCATCCCCGTCTGGTGCGGCGGCATGCTTGAAGCGGGGGTTGGACGGGCGCATAATATTGCAATGACGACGTTAGAAAACTTTACGATGCCAGGAGATACCGCCGCTTCTTCCCACTATTGGGAAAAAGACATTATTGTTCCGGAGGTTGTTGTTCAGGATGGAATGATAACTGTTCCGGAGAAGCCTGGCATTGGATATGAAATTGACCGTCGTCAAGTGGATCGGTATACTAGCTTTGCCAAAGTATATCGTGCTTGACGATTCAAAAAGGTGGTTCGTGAACTTAAAAATAAAGCTGGATTGTTGCGTAGCAGCACAATCCAGCTTTAAACGTGTACTAGACATGTTAGTTAGCAAGTTCTTTGATTCCTGTATTCGCTTTCACAAGAATTTCATCAAATTTTTTGCTGTCCTCTTTTTGCGAAGAAAGAAGCGTACCGATAATCGCAGCAATGAACCCTAGCGGAATCGAAACGATGCCAGGATTGGCAAGCTTAAAGAGCGGTTCGCCGACCAAAATAGCAGCGCCCGGTTCCGGCGACCAGACGTTTGGACTGAAGAAGACGAGCAACAATGCACTGAATAGACCGACGATCATCCCTGTAATGGCGCCGGTTGTATTAAAACGCCGCCAGAAAATAGTAAAGACGAGAATCGGCAAGTTGGCGCTCGCTGCGACGGCAAATGCTAGCGAAACAAGGAAGGCGACGTTCATTTTTTGCGCGAATAACGCTAGCAAAATCGATAAAATCGATACACCGACAGCCGCCCAGCGGGCCGCAACCATTTGTTCCTTTTCCGTCGCTTGGCCGCGGCGAAGAATATGGCTGTAAAAGTCATGGGCAAACGCGGATGCCGCAGATAAGACAAGACCGGCAACTACCGCCAAAATCGTCGCAAAGGCGACTGCGGAAATGAACGCGAAGAGGAAATCTCCGCCGAGCGTTTCCGCCAATAATGGTGCCGCCATATTTCCTGCTGGGTTGGCAGCGACAATTTTGTCATAGCCAACGAATGCGGCAGCACCGAATCCTAAGAAGATCGTCAATACGTAGAAAATGCCGATAACCCATGTCGCA
This window contains:
- the crcB gene encoding fluoride efflux transporter CrcB, whose protein sequence is MVYIVVGLAGIVGALLRYYLGLFVGGWWNGLFPLATWLANMIGCFALGWLTTYLPRLRNLPPYVVTGLGTGLVGSFTTFSTFSVETVQLLRTSHWTMALFYVFLSLCGGLAMSWLGFRFGEGGLRTRKETAE
- the crcB gene encoding fluoride efflux transporter CrcB, which codes for MLWNSVLVAVGGFFGAIARFGVSNWIKRKYPSSFPLATLLVNLVGSFLLGYIIGKGWDASWNLLFGTGFMGAFTTFSTFKLENITLYRNKQWQLLILYLVASYMLGILLAFLGMKAAGM
- a CDS encoding threonine/serine exporter family protein, with product MPTYSDRTNEIVEVCLLAGKIMLESGGETYRVEDTMTRIAASFGIPRSHSYVTPTGIIFSIDKKNSTQFIRISERSTDLQKVALVNSISRKISNGELSLEEAYEQLKKVEAQKFTYPLWQQVAAAAIASGCFAVMLGGWNNFLPSLLSGGAGFYCFEMIHRLVKIRFFAEFFASFVAGGLALLMLMAGLGTDLGKMMIGSVMPLVPGLAITNAVRDLMAGHLIAGLSRGAEAFLTAFAIGTGIALILSIR
- a CDS encoding threonine/serine exporter family protein, with the translated sequence MIVQQLLLSFIASALFGVIFNIPKKLLINSGFVGMVGWMVYILFAEQHVNHVMATFIAAFFVAMLSNLFARLYKTPATIFSVSGIIPLVPGGTAFEAMRHVVLNDYNTAISLAAKAFMISGAIAMGLIFSEVVNQLIKRWRA
- a CDS encoding M20 peptidase aminoacylase family protein, yielding MRNIINEMGEEILEIFDYLHRHPEISWEEWKTTQFMKQQLLQEGYRVQTFADCPGVVGEIGSGPLTVGLRSDMDALWQEVNGVWKGNHACGHDAHMTMVLGVAKLFNRIGYKPPGKLKLLFQPAEETGAGALKFVEKGVVDDIDFLYGVHLRPIQEVKSGYAAPAILHGAAQCIEGRIRGVAAHAARPHLGVNVIEVGSAIVQELSKIHIDPQVPASIKMTRFHAGEKNANIIPDYAEFALDLRAQTNEAMDQLVEGLNHVVKGIAAIYDAEIELRANARIVAANPDPQAQQFMERAIIDTLGEDKCLPPVVTSGGEDFHFYSFKKPTLKTTMLGLGCDLKPGLHHPQMTFRREDLLVGIEILAKTIIETFDHFTLQGEAESEYLAAKN
- the menC gene encoding o-succinylbenzoate synthase; translated protein: MGINVKYVILRHLQMELKSPFTTSFGTFRNKEFILVEAIDEDGVSGWGESVAFSSPWYNEETVKTNWHMLEDFLLPLLFQAPISHPQELEQRFSPIRKNQMAKAAIEGAIWDLFAKKQQLPLHKTLGGTKKYIEVGVSIGIQQSVADLLRVIDRYVQKGYRRIKIKIKPGWDVDIIREVRRRFPDVPLMADANSAYSLQDIDRLKALDEFQLMMIEQPLAADDIIDHAALQRHINTPICLDESIHSMEDVRKAIQLGSCQVVNIKIGRVGGLTEAKRIHDLCQANGIPVWCGGMLEAGVGRAHNIAMTTLENFTMPGDTAASSHYWEKDIIVPEVVVQDGMITVPEKPGIGYEIDRRQVDRYTSFAKVYRA